Proteins encoded by one window of Sphingosinicella sp. BN140058:
- a CDS encoding efflux RND transporter periplasmic adaptor subunit, whose amino-acid sequence MPTFRIFLVAALLASLAACGNGSDDKGGRNRQPPLVKAAAASTTRFVQTVEAVGTAVANEQVTLSAPVTERIVRLGFDDGQYVRKGQIIAVLAQGQQTAQLAEAQARAREAQQQLSRIEALRQRGFATQSNLDAQTASAAAARAQASQASATIGERVIRAPFAGWVSLRTISAGAVVNSGTPIATISDVSTIKLDFPVPETVLATIRPGLTIEARSAAYPDQPFRGQIATVDPVIDPNTRAVTVRARLPNPDGRLKPGMLLTVSIEQAPRLSLAVPELAVVGEGDRRFVYVVAGDGAARRTEIKTGLRSNGLIEVREGLKPGEKVVTDGVVKLSDGMKVKLAGPAAGAPKPAGG is encoded by the coding sequence GTGCCCACTTTCCGGATCTTCCTGGTGGCGGCGCTTCTGGCTTCGCTCGCCGCCTGCGGGAACGGTAGCGACGACAAAGGCGGCCGCAATCGCCAGCCGCCGCTCGTCAAGGCGGCGGCGGCCTCGACGACGCGCTTCGTCCAGACCGTCGAGGCGGTCGGCACCGCCGTCGCCAACGAACAGGTGACCCTGTCCGCGCCGGTGACCGAGCGCATCGTTCGCCTCGGCTTCGACGATGGCCAATATGTCCGCAAGGGGCAGATCATCGCGGTGCTCGCGCAAGGGCAGCAGACCGCCCAGCTCGCAGAGGCGCAGGCCCGTGCCCGCGAGGCGCAGCAGCAGCTCAGCCGCATCGAGGCGCTGCGCCAGCGCGGCTTCGCCACCCAGTCCAACCTCGACGCGCAGACCGCCTCCGCCGCCGCCGCCCGCGCCCAGGCCTCGCAGGCGAGCGCGACGATCGGCGAGCGCGTGATCCGGGCGCCGTTCGCCGGCTGGGTCTCGCTGCGCACCATCTCGGCCGGCGCCGTGGTCAATTCGGGAACGCCGATCGCGACGATCAGCGACGTCTCGACGATCAAGCTCGATTTCCCGGTGCCGGAGACGGTGCTGGCGACGATCCGGCCGGGCCTCACCATCGAAGCACGATCCGCCGCCTATCCGGACCAGCCCTTCCGCGGCCAGATCGCGACCGTCGATCCGGTGATCGATCCGAACACCCGCGCCGTCACCGTGCGGGCGCGGCTGCCCAATCCGGACGGCCGGCTGAAGCCCGGCATGCTGCTCACCGTCTCGATCGAACAGGCGCCGCGGCTGTCGCTGGCAGTGCCCGAGCTCGCCGTCGTCGGCGAGGGCGATCGCCGCTTCGTCTATGTCGTCGCCGGCGACGGCGCAGCGCGCCGCACCGAGATCAAGACCGGCCTTCGCAGCAACGGCCTGATCGAGGTGCGCGAAGGACTGAAGCCGGGTGAAAAGGTGGTCACCGACGGCGTCGTCAAACTGTCCGATGGAATGAAGGTAAAGCTGGCCGGCCCCGCCGCGGGCGCGCCGAAGCCCGCAGGGGGCTGA